From Dehalococcoidales bacterium:
ACCGGAGCGGCGACCCTGGCAATGGACAGGATAATTTTGCCTGAAATCGGGCATCTGGTCAGGGAGGTAATCAGGTGAAACCATTTGGCGCATTGCTTTCCTATGAGGAAGCCAAAAAGGTGGTCGAGGCCAACATCAAGCCCGTCTCCGCAGTGGAGACGGTGGCTCTCGATGATGCTTCGGGGAGGGTACTGGCGGAGGACGTCGTCGCCGCTTTAAATATCCCCCCCTTTGACCGGGCGGCGATGGACGGCTACGCCGTTAAGGCCAGGGATACCTTCAATTCCGGTCAGTTCAGGCCTAAAGTGCTCAATGTCATCGGTCAGCTGAATGCCGGGGAAACGCCCCGGGAGAAAATAGCCGCTGGCGAGTGTGTCCAGATTGCTACCGGGGCGATGATGCCCAAAGGCGCCGATTCTGTGGTCATGGTGGAGGATACCGAGTCGGCCGACGGACGGGTCAAGGTGTTTAAGTCGGCCTACCCCGGAGCCAACGTGGCGAAGATGGGTGAGGATATCAGGAAAGGGAACCCGGTTCTGCGGAGCGGCGTCGTTCTCGATTCGGGTAAAATAGGGGTGCTCGCTTCCCAGGGTACGGCGCGGGTCAGGGTCTACGCCAGGCCAAGAGTGGCCGTTCTGCCCAGCGGTGAAGAGATTGTTGAGATTGGCGATAAGTTAAAGCCGGGGCAGATTTATGATATTAACTCCCATACCGTGGCCGCGGTGGTCAGCGCCAGTGGCGGCATCCCCGTTCGTTCCGGCATCGTCAGCGACAACCGCGAGCACATCAAATCTATGATTACCGAAGCCCTGAAGAATGACCTAGTGGTCATCTCGGGAGGCTCATCGGTGGGGGAGAGAGACCTGCTGGTCAGCGTTATCGTGGGGTGGGGGGAAGTACTGTTCCACGGCATCCAGGTGAAGCCGGGGAAGCCGACCATTTTTGCCATGGTCGAGGGCAAGCCGCTGATGGGTATGCCCGGCTACCCCACTTCCTGCTTGATTAACACCTACCTGTTCCTGCTGCCGGCGGTGAGGAAGATGGCCCACCTGCCACCGAGAAGAGGAGAGACCGTCCAGGCCAGGCTCTCACGGAGGGTCCCCGGCAGTGTCGGCCGGAGGCAGTTCCTGACGGTCAAGCTTGAGGGCGACGAGGCAGTGCCCGTGTTCAAGGAGTCCGGGGCGATAACCAGCACCGCTGAAGCCGATGGCTATATCGAGATTGCCGAGAACATCGATTTGCTGGAGAAGGGCGAGCCGGTCACGGTGACGCTGTTCTAGTATTTCTTACTTCCGCCAGTGAACCGGCGCAATCATTTACCCGTTTGAGCGTGTCCGACAACAGTGTCTCACGGCTATTTTGTCAGGGGGTGTCCGCAAATGTCATTCTGAAGGAGCGGAGCGACTGAAGAATCTGGGGGTGGGATGGAAACCCCTCAACCCAGATCCTTCGCTTTGCTCAGGATGACAATTCATTGTTTTCAGATAGCCTCTTAGATTTCGCTTATTCTTTGCCGCTTGCTATAATTGGGCAACAGAGTCGTTAGCGCACCCATTCAGAGCTGTCCCAAACTGCATTGCAGACCATTCCGGCGGAAGCCGGGACCCGGAGCGCTATTATACCTCAACCTGCCTTGAATTCCTTAAAGGCAGCGGCATGAAAACCATCAGGACCGCCCCCGACAGGGCGACGGCGGTCAGAATTAACCATATCGGGCTGTAGGTGCCATAGGTGTCAAAGACCCATCCGGCGGCGGGAGGTCCGGCAATCATCCCCAGCATGCTGAAGGTGCTCATCAGGCCGGTAATCGAGGCAAAACGTTTCGTGCCGAAGTATTCCCGGAGCAGCGGCGCCCGCACCGGGACAAACCCGCTGACGCCCAGGCCGAAAACGATGGCCGCCAGGATCATCAACGGCAAAGAGCTGCCGTCAATCAGCCAGAAAAGAAAGAGTCCGGCGCTGGTTATCATCATGGCCACGGCGCTGACATACTTCTTGGTGAAGATATCAGCCAGCCAGCCGAAGGGTATCCGCCCGGAAATACTGGCCAGCGGGACGGTCATCGCCACCATGCTGGCAGTGGACTTGGCCACGCCCAGGCTCATCAGGTAGGGCATCACATGGGTCAGTATCGCCATGATGCCGGCGAGCTGCACGGTGAAGGCGAGACCTATCTGCCAGAAGGTTCGCATCCTGAGCGCTTCCTTAACGCTGACGCTGAAATCATAGCCGATGGCAACAGCGGTACTGGTTGAGTCTGCCGGTTTCTCCCCATCCGGAAGGAGCCCGTAGTCCTCCGGGCGGCTGCGGAAAACGAAGGATATTGGGATGCCGATGACGCCAATCCCGACCGCCAGGACGACCAGCGAATTTTGCCAGCCGTAGGTATCAATCATCTTGACCAGTAACGGCAGCAGCGAACCGCCGAGACCGGCGCCTACAGAGATGATGCCGGTAGCCTTGCCGACATTCTTGCTGAACCATTTGACGATAGTGGTCGTGGGTACCATGTAGCAGAGCGAGCCGCCGATGCCCACAAACAAAAAGCTGACGTAGAGCATGGTCAGGCTGGTGATGCGACTGAAGAAGAAGTAGCCGAAACCTAATGACGCTACTCCGATCAGCGCCAGTATTTTCGGCGACCAGCGGTCAACAATCATGCCGGTAAAAGGGCTTAACGTACCCGATAGCAGACCGCGAAAAGAAGTGGCCAGTGAAATTTGAGCGTAGCTCCAGCCGAAGGTGGCGGAAATAGGTTCGATGAAAGCGGTGAATCCGTAATAGGTTGCCCATTCATTATAGGCAATAAGAAACAGACTGGCGACAACTATATACCATCCGTAGAACACGACAATCCATCTTAGCTGAATCGTGGTCGGGTTTCAATCCCAGCCTCTTTTGGCGCTGCCGGCGATTTTGAAGGAGAGGGCATAGTCAGCATCAAGATTACCCCCATCACCACGGTAGCCCCCAGTATCAGCCAGGCGGAGCCGTAATCACCGGTGCTGTCAAAAATCCAGCCGGCCAGAGGCGGGCCGACAAACGTCCCGATCATCGGGAATAGCTGGTTTAAGCCGGAGATGGTGGCAAACCGCCCGCGGCCGAAGTAATCCCTGAGCAGGGGCGCCCGGAGCGGGAAAAACCCGCTGATGCCCAGGCCGAAAATTATGGCGAAGAGGACCATCATCCAGAAAGAGCTGC
This genomic window contains:
- a CDS encoding molybdopterin-binding protein — encoded protein: MKPFGALLSYEEAKKVVEANIKPVSAVETVALDDASGRVLAEDVVAALNIPPFDRAAMDGYAVKARDTFNSGQFRPKVLNVIGQLNAGETPREKIAAGECVQIATGAMMPKGADSVVMVEDTESADGRVKVFKSAYPGANVAKMGEDIRKGNPVLRSGVVLDSGKIGVLASQGTARVRVYARPRVAVLPSGEEIVEIGDKLKPGQIYDINSHTVAAVVSASGGIPVRSGIVSDNREHIKSMITEALKNDLVVISGGSSVGERDLLVSVIVGWGEVLFHGIQVKPGKPTIFAMVEGKPLMGMPGYPTSCLINTYLFLLPAVRKMAHLPPRRGETVQARLSRRVPGSVGRRQFLTVKLEGDEAVPVFKESGAITSTAEADGYIEIAENIDLLEKGEPVTVTLF
- a CDS encoding MFS transporter, whose translation is MFYGWYIVVASLFLIAYNEWATYYGFTAFIEPISATFGWSYAQISLATSFRGLLSGTLSPFTGMIVDRWSPKILALIGVASLGFGYFFFSRITSLTMLYVSFLFVGIGGSLCYMVPTTTIVKWFSKNVGKATGIISVGAGLGGSLLPLLVKMIDTYGWQNSLVVLAVGIGVIGIPISFVFRSRPEDYGLLPDGEKPADSTSTAVAIGYDFSVSVKEALRMRTFWQIGLAFTVQLAGIMAILTHVMPYLMSLGVAKSTASMVAMTVPLASISGRIPFGWLADIFTKKYVSAVAMMITSAGLFLFWLIDGSSLPLMILAAIVFGLGVSGFVPVRAPLLREYFGTKRFASITGLMSTFSMLGMIAGPPAAGWVFDTYGTYSPIWLILTAVALSGAVLMVFMPLPLRNSRQVEV